A genomic segment from Glycine max cultivar Williams 82 chromosome 1, Glycine_max_v4.0, whole genome shotgun sequence encodes:
- the LOC100779136 gene encoding B3 domain-containing protein REM19: MTTTEHVTAFDRASYFRPCNPSFLVVIYPSNARSRGPLNFPSKFCKKHIDLRKNRGDINLEVLNGRVWHARYRIRTAETRRRFELSSGWKTFAEDNNLKVGDVCTFELIPATKLTFQTLVKYSSLSKTEKRNENRHYYQLVTLKEFQFFCIKLYVGYN; this comes from the exons ATGACTACTACTGAGCATGTTACGGCTTTTGATAGAGCAAGTTATTTCAGACCTTGTAATCCATCCTTCCTCGTTGTCATCTATCCATCAAACGCCCGTTCACGAGGTCCTTTG AATTTTCCATCTAAGTTTTGTAAGAAACACATTGATTTGCGCAAGAACAGAGGAGATATCAATCTTGAGGTGTTAAACGGGAGAGTTTGGCATGCAAGATACCGAATAAGGACAGCCGAAACTAGAAGAAGATTTGAACTGTCAAGTGGATGGAAGACATTTGCCGAGGACAATAACTTGAAAGTTGGTGATGTTTGCACCTTTGAGCTCATTCCTGCAACAAAACTCACCTTCCAG ACTCTCGTCAAATATAGCAGTTTATCAAAGACcgagaaaagaaatgaaaatcgTCACTACTACCAACTCGTCACCCTCAAAGAGTTTCAGTTCTTTTGTATCAAACTTTACGTCGGGTATAATTAA